One Nicotiana tomentosiformis chromosome 4, ASM39032v3, whole genome shotgun sequence genomic window carries:
- the LOC104089736 gene encoding UBP1-associated protein 2A-like, translating into MAKNNTKKRKLIKKADSINATPSKIDKKQKNNKKQQKILKSNNPTRPDSDSDSDQPAPVKLQNLLEPYSKDQLLTLAVDTALAHPSFYNLINSAADNDITHRKIFIYGLARETTRQTLITVFEQFGEVEECNVVMDHNTGKAKGYAFLVFKSRKSADKALKKPQMTINGRVATCKLAAVKDAAVNGTMEFGNRKIYVSNVPRDVVPERLRLFFEEFGEIEAGPMGFDPTTGKSKGYALFLYKTVEEAKRCLEEPCKVFEGRKLYCKKAAEPKIGGGEASITTEVIQQPLLAMPSVAAAQNMGMMGQNPNVAMMNQLYGGMVVNPYVGFMNPFVGVYGGMLGSLGGDVSGLGAYGGVVGGSSIGGSSRGVAPGLIQAYPNKHVGQPSPAKLPGSSGYSSHL; encoded by the exons ATGGCTAAAAACAATACAAAAAAGCGAAAGCTCATCAAAAAGGCAGATTCCATTAATGCTACACCCTCAAAAATCGACAAAAAACAGAAGAACAACAAGAAGCAGCAAAAGATACTCAAATCCAATAACCCAACCCGACCCGATTCTGATTCGGACTCCGACCAGCCGGCACCCGTTAAACTCCAGAATCTTCTCGAACCTTACTCTAAAGATCAACTCCTTACCTTAGCCGTAGACACCGCTCTAGCTCACCCTTCCTTTTACAACCTTATCAATTCAGCTGCCGACAATGACATCACTCACCGGAAAATCTTCATCTACGGCTTAGCGCGTGAGACCACGCGCCAAACCCTAATCACCGTTTTTGAACAGTTCGGAGAAGTCGAGGAATGCAACGTCGTGATGGACCATAACACTGGCAAGGCAAAAGGGTACGCTTTTTTGGTCTTCAAGTCCCGAAAATCGGCCGATAAAGCGTTAAAAAAACCTCAAATGACAATCAACGGGCGAGTGGCTACGTGTAAGTTGGCTGCCGTGAAGGACGCTGCCGTTAATGGGACCATGGAGTTTGGTAATAGGAAGATTTACGTGAGTAATGTGCCGCGTGATGTGGTTCCGGAGAGATTAAGGTTGTTTTTTGAAGAGTTCGGGGAAATCGAGGCTGGACCAATGGGGTTTGATCCAACAACTGGGAAATCAAAAGGGTATGCTTTGTTTCTGTATAAAACGGTTGAGGAGGCGAAGAGATGTTTAGAAGAGCCGTGTAAGGTGTTTGAGGGGCGGAAGTTGTACTGCAAGAAGGCTGCTGAGCCAAAAATTGGTGGCGGAGAGGCCAGTATTACGACTGAGGTTATACAGCAGCCCCTGCTGGCAATGCCATCAGTTGCAGCTGCTCAGAATATGGGGATGATGGGTCAGAACCCGAATGTGGCGATGATGAACCAGTTGTATGGTGGAATGGTTGTGAATCCTTATGTAGGATTTATGAATCCGTTTGTAGGAGTTTATGGTGGGATGTTGGGTAGTTTAGGAGGGGATGTTTCAGGTTTAGGGGCATATGGTGGTGTTGTTGGTGGTAGCAGCATAGGTGGTTCTAGCAGGGGAGTGGCGCCCGGGTTAATACAGGCCTACCCAAATAAGCATGTTGGCCAACCTTCACCTGCTAAGCTACCGGGGAGTAGTGGCTACTCGTCGCACTTGTG A
- the LOC104089737 gene encoding TGACG-sequence-specific DNA-binding protein TGA-1A isoform X2, producing the protein MNSSTYTQFAASRRMGICDPIHQLGMWDDFNSSFPSTSATMILEVDKCLEDQIPIMEKRLDNETEDTSHGTVGTSNRYEPETSKPVEKVLRRLAQNREAARKSRLRKKAYVQQLENSKLKLIQLEQELERARKQGMCVGGGLDASQLSYSGTASSGTAVFDMEYGHWVEEQTRQTNDLRIALHSQIGEAELRNIVDGYLNHYFDLFRMKATAAKADVLYIMSGMWKTSAERFFMWIGGFRPSELLKVLTPHLELLTEQQLREVCNLTQSCQQAEDALSQGMVKLHQILAEAVAAGRLGEGNYTLPQMGPAIEKLEDLVRRIIYDKKPSNRCPASLIRAKQLRAYLP; encoded by the exons ATGAATTCTTCAACGTACACCCAATTTGCTGCCTCAAGAAGGATGGGTATATGCGATCCGATCCATCAACTTGGCATGTGGGATGATTTCAATAGTAGTTTCCCAAGTACATCGGCAACCATGATTTTAGAAGTTGATAAATGCCTAGAGGACCAGATACCAATTATGGAGAAAAGACTAGACAACGAG ACAGAAGACACTTCGCATGGAACAGTAGGGACTTCTAACAGATATGAACCGGAAACAAGTAAACCCGTCGAGAAG GTACTTAGACGTCTTGCACAAAACCGCGAGGCTGCTCGTAAAAGCCGTTTGCGGAAGAAG GCCTATGTTCAGCAGTTAGAAAATAGTAAATTGAAGCTGATTCAATTGGAACAAGAACTAGAACGCGCCAGAAAACAG GGCATGTGTGTAGGTGGTGGTTTAGATGCTAGCCAGCTAAGTTACTCTGGAACCGCTAGCTCAG GAACTGCTGTATTTGATATGGAGTATGGTCACTGGGTAGAAGAGCAAACTAGACAAACAAATGACTTAAGGATTGCTTTGCATTCTCAAATTGGTGAAGCGGAATTGCGCAATATTGTTGATGGTTACCTGAACCACTACTTTGATCTCTTCCGCATGAAAGCTACGGCTGCTAAAGCTGATGTCCTATACATCATGTCTGGTATGTGGAAGACATCTGCCGAGCGCTTTTTCATGTGGATTGGAGGGTTTCGGCCATCCGAGCTTCTAAAG GTTCTCACACCGCATCTTGAGCTCTTGACAGAACAACAACTTCGAGAGGTTTGTAACCTGACCCAATCATGTCAGCAAGCAGAAGACGCCTTGTCACAAGGAATGGTAAAACTCCACCAGATTCTTGCCGAGGCTGTTGCAGCTGGCCGACTAGGAGAAGGAAATTACACTCTTCCGCAGATGGGGCCTGCCATCgaaaagttggaagatcttgttaG GCGGATCATCTACGACAAGAAACCCTCCAACAGATGTCCCGCATCCTTAATACGTGCCAAGCAGCTCAGGGCTTACTTGCCTTAG
- the LOC104089737 gene encoding TGACG-sequence-specific DNA-binding protein TGA-1A isoform X1: protein MNSSTYTQFAASRRMGICDPIHQLGMWDDFNSSFPSTSATMILEVDKCLEDQIPIMEKRLDNETEDTSHGTVGTSNRYEPETSKPVEKVLRRLAQNREAARKSRLRKKAYVQQLENSKLKLIQLEQELERARKQGMCVGGGLDASQLSYSGTASSGTAVFDMEYGHWVEEQTRQTNDLRIALHSQIGEAELRNIVDGYLNHYFDLFRMKATAAKADVLYIMSGMWKTSAERFFMWIGGFRPSELLKVLTPHLELLTEQQLREVCNLTQSCQQAEDALSQGMVKLHQILAEAVAAGRLGEGNYTLPQMGPAIEKLEDLVRFVNQADHLRQETLQQMSRILNTCQAAQGLLALGEYFERLRVLSSQWATRLREPT from the exons ATGAATTCTTCAACGTACACCCAATTTGCTGCCTCAAGAAGGATGGGTATATGCGATCCGATCCATCAACTTGGCATGTGGGATGATTTCAATAGTAGTTTCCCAAGTACATCGGCAACCATGATTTTAGAAGTTGATAAATGCCTAGAGGACCAGATACCAATTATGGAGAAAAGACTAGACAACGAG ACAGAAGACACTTCGCATGGAACAGTAGGGACTTCTAACAGATATGAACCGGAAACAAGTAAACCCGTCGAGAAG GTACTTAGACGTCTTGCACAAAACCGCGAGGCTGCTCGTAAAAGCCGTTTGCGGAAGAAG GCCTATGTTCAGCAGTTAGAAAATAGTAAATTGAAGCTGATTCAATTGGAACAAGAACTAGAACGCGCCAGAAAACAG GGCATGTGTGTAGGTGGTGGTTTAGATGCTAGCCAGCTAAGTTACTCTGGAACCGCTAGCTCAG GAACTGCTGTATTTGATATGGAGTATGGTCACTGGGTAGAAGAGCAAACTAGACAAACAAATGACTTAAGGATTGCTTTGCATTCTCAAATTGGTGAAGCGGAATTGCGCAATATTGTTGATGGTTACCTGAACCACTACTTTGATCTCTTCCGCATGAAAGCTACGGCTGCTAAAGCTGATGTCCTATACATCATGTCTGGTATGTGGAAGACATCTGCCGAGCGCTTTTTCATGTGGATTGGAGGGTTTCGGCCATCCGAGCTTCTAAAG GTTCTCACACCGCATCTTGAGCTCTTGACAGAACAACAACTTCGAGAGGTTTGTAACCTGACCCAATCATGTCAGCAAGCAGAAGACGCCTTGTCACAAGGAATGGTAAAACTCCACCAGATTCTTGCCGAGGCTGTTGCAGCTGGCCGACTAGGAGAAGGAAATTACACTCTTCCGCAGATGGGGCCTGCCATCgaaaagttggaagatcttgttaGGTTCGTAAATCAG GCGGATCATCTACGACAAGAAACCCTCCAACAGATGTCCCGCATCCTTAATACGTGCCAAGCAGCTCAGGGCTTACTTGCCTTAGGGGAGTACTTTGAACGACTTCGTGTTTTAAGCTCACAATGGGCTACTCGTCTACGTGAGCCTACCTAA